From one Colletotrichum destructivum chromosome 3, complete sequence genomic stretch:
- a CDS encoding Putative glycoside hydrolase, family 5, glycoside hydrolase superfamily, with protein MKLLGALPVLLQLALSVTCLAAKSFSASNLYYAAGLNNQQQTFLLEGLQSAGVKVLRVWLDGQSGNEKGTAFEAFNGLQGDGPDAWDDTVLNKLDNFMARAHGYGIKLLISIHSYNALDLKRDFYGKWYGTGDFYTNNDAIRYFKTRIAHVLAHVNPNNGKTWAQSSEYIFAFEAQNEAMHPQVRAIFSLTCTSPPPLRAMVRAGQNSLTTKPQGNPAALASWQCTMAQSIKDNLKGNTGILVTTGGGAYLDNSLLDPYFSCSALDVLAIHAYGVNDFATSRLLPYVTRARNAGKKLIMQEWGACYTNAPNHDCRGGSPLGAGTRDANIRNWAASIDAAGIPWFYWQILPNPNPHHEWDYEVGINDVNWQALKAAGLAAGRAESQFDFDRWLL; from the exons ATGAAGCTCTTAGGCGCCCTTCCAGTCTTACTCCAACTGGCGCTGTCCGTGACTTGCCTCGCTGCCAAGTCATTTTCAGCGTCAAACCTGTATTATGCTGCTGGGTTGAACAACCAACAGCAAACCTTTCTCTTGGAGGGTCTCCAAAGTGCTGGCGTCAAGGTCTTGCGTGTTTGGCTTGATG GCCAGTCTGGCAACGAAAAGGGCACCGCATTCGAAGCTTTCAACGGCCTCCAAGGCGATGGGCCCGACGCCTGGGACGACACCGTGCTGAACAAGCTTGACAACTTCATGGCCAGAGCCCACGGTTACGGGATCAAGCTCCTGATCTCGATCCACAGCTACAACGCGCTCGACCTGAAGCGCGACTTTTACGGCAAGTGGTACGGCACTGGCGATTTCTACACCAACAACGACGCCATCCGGTACTTCAAGACCCGCATCGCCCATGTCCTCGCGCACGTCAACCCCAACAACGGCAAGACCTGGGCGCAGAGCTCAGAGTACATCTTTGCGTTCGAGGCCCAGAACGAGGCCATGCATCCCCAGGTACGAGCGATATTCTCGTTAACGTgcacctcccccccccccttgcgcGCGATGGTACGGGCTGGGCAAAACTCACTCACAACCAAACCCCAGGGAAACCcagcggccttggcctcgtggCAATGCACCATGGCCCAGTCCATCAAGGACAACCTCAAGGGGAACACGGGCATCCTGGTCACGACCGGGGGCGGCGCCTATCTCGATAACTCCCTCCTAGACCCCTACTTCAGCTGCagcgccctcgacgtcctcgcgATCCACGCGTACGGCGTCAACGACTTCGCCACGTCGAGGCTCCTGCCGTACGTTACCCGGGCCCGGAACGCCggcaagaagctcatcaTGCAGGAGTGGGGCGCCTGCTACACCAACGCGCCGAACCACGACTGCAGGGGCGGCAGCCCGCTCGGCGCCGGGACGAGGGACGCCAACATCCGCAACTGGGCCGCCagcatcgacgccgccggcatcccgTGGTTCTACTGGCAGATCCTGCCGAACCCGAACCCGCACCACGAGTGGGACTACGAGGTCGGGATTAACGACGTCAACTGGCaggccctcaaggccgcGGGTCTTGCTGCTGGCCGGGCCGAGTCCCAGTTCGACTTTGATCGCTGGCTCCTttga